In the genome of Natronorubrum daqingense, the window CGAGTTCGCCGTCGACGAAGTTCATCGACGGCGAGCCGATGAAGCCCGCCACGAACCGGTTTGCGGGTTCGTTGTAACACTCTAGTGGCGGGGCGATTTGCTGGAGTTTCCCCGCGTTCAAGACGGCGATCCGATCGGACATCGTCATCGCCTCGGCTTGATCGTGCGTGACGTAGATGATCGTCGTCCCCAGTTGTCGGTGAAGCCGTTGGAGCTCCGTCCGCATGTGTACCCGGAGTTTGGCGTCGAGATTCGCCAGCGGTTCGTCCATCAAGAAAACGTCCGGATTGCGAACGATCGCGCGGGCGATCGCCACCCGCTGGCGTTGGCCGCCGGACATCTCGTCGGGCATTCGCTCGAGCATGCCCTCGAGTTGGACGATATCGGCTGCTTGCTCGACGCGGCGGTCGATCTCCTCGTCGTCGTACTTGCGCAGGCGAAGCCCGAAGGAGATGTTCTCGAAGACGTCCATGTGGGGAAAGAGCGCGATGTTCTGGAAGACCATCGCGACGCCGCGATCCTTGGGTGCGAGCGTGGTAACGTCGTCGTCACCGATGTACACCTTCCCGTCCGTGGGTTTCGTCAGGCCGGCGACCGTCTCCATCGTCGTCGACTTTCCACAGCCGGAGGGGCCGACGAATGTGACGAACTCGCCGTCTTCGATGTCGAGACTGACGTCGTCGACTGCCGTGACGTCTTCGTAGCGTTTCGTGACGTTCTCGAGTCGTACTCGTGCCATGGTTGTATCTTGGTTACTCCTTGAGCGCGCCGGCGGTCAGTCCGCTCACGATCTTCTCCTGGGCGATGATCACGAGGATCGCGACCGGAATGACGCCGATGATGCTCGAGGCGGCCATCAGGTGGTACATCACCTCGTACTGGCCCTGATAGCCGAGGATACCCTCGAGAATCGGAGCCCAGTTCTCCGGTTGGCCGTCGGTCATCAGGAACGAGAAGAAGAACTCGTTGTAGACGGCGATGAACGTGAGGACACCCGCGGTCGCGACGCCGGGTGCCGACAGCGGGATGATGACGCGAAACAGCGCGCCGAGGCGAGTCGTCCCTTCGACGCGGGCGGCGTCCTCGAGTCCGTCGGGAATCTGGCTGTAGAACGTCGTCAGGATGAAAATTGCCAGCGGCATGAAGATCGCCGAGAGTGGCAACACCATCGCTCCGGGCGTGTTGTACAGCGAGCCGTCGCCGGTGATCGGCTCGAGGGCGACGAACTGCGTGTTGAACAACTCGTTGAGCGGGATGAAAAACGCGGCTGGCGGGAAGAAGGAAATGACCAGCACGAGCAACATGAGCGGTACTTTCCCCGGGAACTCGAGACGGCCGAAGGCGTAGCC includes:
- a CDS encoding ABC transporter ATP-binding protein gives rise to the protein MARVRLENVTKRYEDVTAVDDVSLDIEDGEFVTFVGPSGCGKSTTMETVAGLTKPTDGKVYIGDDDVTTLAPKDRGVAMVFQNIALFPHMDVFENISFGLRLRKYDDEEIDRRVEQAADIVQLEGMLERMPDEMSGGQRQRVAIARAIVRNPDVFLMDEPLANLDAKLRVHMRTELQRLHRQLGTTIIYVTHDQAEAMTMSDRIAVLNAGKLQQIAPPLECYNEPANRFVAGFIGSPSMNFVDGELDESGLQTPNFHISLDSETLSGVTVGDAVTLGVRPEDIHLSEFADTIHHSTAPIDARTDVLEPMGDEVFVYLLLAETSSQSMAEDPTSSSDQLLMSVTPDTEVSVEQDVDIVLDRSKIHLFETETGDALVHGLVDHSEREPGTTTREADS
- a CDS encoding carbohydrate ABC transporter permease, coding for MTNDTSPTGGDDPLEQSSDTVSEEARGTEPAQTPPQRIADGGRPESQGPDALMGEDDAELDRGPLERWVASSISNPTRAYRAMFYTATIFFLFTTLFPFYWLLMVALTPEGQQQDIILTPNGFNPGAFVEVFQVLPFHWYIFNSFVIATASTIFVLIVASLAGYAFGRLEFPGKVPLMLLVLVISFFPPAAFFIPLNELFNTQFVALEPITGDGSLYNTPGAMVLPLSAIFMPLAIFILTTFYSQIPDGLEDAARVEGTTRLGALFRVIIPLSAPGVATAGVLTFIAVYNEFFFSFLMTDGQPENWAPILEGILGYQGQYEVMYHLMAASSIIGVIPVAILVIIAQEKIVSGLTAGALKE